In Drosophila santomea strain STO CAGO 1482 chromosome 3L, Prin_Dsan_1.1, whole genome shotgun sequence, a single window of DNA contains:
- the LOC120449065 gene encoding protein hairy: protein MVTGVTAANMTNVLGTAVVPAQLKETPLKSDRRSNKPIMEKRRRARINNCLNELKTLILDATKKDPARHSKLEKADILEKTVKHLQELQRQQAAMQQAADPKIVNKFKAGFADCVNEVSRFPGIEPAQRRRLLQHLSNCINGVKTELHQQQRQQQQQSIHAQMLPSPPSSPEQDSQQAAAAPYLFGQIQQTASGYFLPNGMQVIPTKLPNGSIALVLPQSLPQQQQQQLLQHQQQQQQQLAAAAAAAAAAAAQQQPMLVSMPQRTASTGSASSHSSAGYESAPGSSSSCSYAPPSPANSSYEPMDIKPSVIQRVPMDQQPLSLVIKKQIKEEEQPWRPW from the exons ATGGTTACCGGCGTAACAGCAGCCAACATGACCAACGTTCTGGGCACCGCCGTTGTGCCGGCCCAGCTCAAGGAGACGCCGCTCAAAAGTGACCGTCGG TCGAACAAGCCCATCATGGAGAAACGCCGACGTGCCCGTATTAACAACTGTCTCAATGAACTCAAAACTCTGATTCTGGATGCCACCAAAAAAGAC CCGGCTCGCCACTCCAAATTGGAAAAGGCCGACATTCTGGAGAAGACAGTGAAGCATCTGCAGGAGCTGCAGCGCCAGCAGGCAGCCATGCAGCAGGCCGCCGATCCCAAGATTGTGAACAAATTCAAGGCCGGATTCGCCGACTGTGTGAACGAGGTTAGCCGCTTTCCCGGCATCGAGCCCGCCCAGCGTCGTCGCCTGCTGCAGCACCTGAGCAACTGCATCAATGGCGTGAAGACGGAgctgcaccagcagcagcgccagcagcaacaacagtcCATCCACGCCCAGATGCTGCCCTCGCCGCCCAGTTCGCCGGAGCAGGATAGCCAGCAGGCGGCAGCGGCGCCCTACCTCTTTGGCCAGATCCAGCAGACGGCCAGCGGTTACTTTCTGCCCAATGGCATGCAGGTGATCCCCACCAAGCTGCCCAACGGCAGCATTGCCCTCGTTCTGCCCCAGAGCCtgccccagcagcagcagcaacagttgctgcagcaccagcaacagcagcagcagcaactcgccgccgccgccgcagcagcggccgcagcagcagcacagcagcaaccCATGTTGGTTAGCATGCCACAGCGCACCGCCAGCACCGGTTCCGCCAGCTCGCACTCCTCCGCCGGTTACGAGTCGGCGCccggaagcagcagcagctgcagctacGCACCGCCCAGTCCGGCCAACTCCAGCTACGAGCCCATGGACATCAAGCCATCGGTCATCCAGCGCGTGCCCATGGATCAGCAGCCCCTGTCGCTGGTGATCAAGAAGCAGatcaaggaggaggagcagcccTGGCGGCCCTGGTAG